One window of Lagenorhynchus albirostris chromosome 16, mLagAlb1.1, whole genome shotgun sequence genomic DNA carries:
- the LOC132507045 gene encoding pancreatic lipase-related protein 2 isoform X1: protein MLPSWTIGLLLLATVRGKEICYKPFGCFSDEKPWTSIFQRPLKLFPWSPKDIDTHFLLYTNENPNNYQRINVTDLSTIEASNFQLDRKTRFVIHGFLDKGEEDWIIDLCKKMFKVEKVNCMCVDWKRGARTGYTQAVHNTRVVGAEIAYLIQGLSTQLGYGPENVHLIGHSLGAHTAAEAGRRLGGRVGRITGLDPAQPCFQGTPEEVRLDPSDAMFVDVIHTDSAPIIPFLGFGMSQKVGHLDFYPNGGREMPGCQKNALSTIIDINGIWEGTQDFVACNHIRSYKYYSSSILSPDGFLGYPCASYNEFQESGCFPCPAEGCPKMGHYADQFQGKTSAVGQTFFLNTGSSGNFTRWRYRVSVTLAGKKKVSGYIRIALYGSNGNSKQYEIFKGSLRPDASHMHDIDVDFNVGKVQKVKFLWNNNVINLFRPKLGASRITVQTNEPHAGKVFFHRYNFCSSDMVQEDVLQTLYPC, encoded by the exons ATGCTGCCCTCTTGGACCATCGGCCTTCTCCTGCTGGCCACAGTCAGAG gAAAGGAGATCTGCTACAAACCTTTCGGCTGCTTTTCCGATGAAAAACCATGGACCAGCATCTTTCAGCGGCCTTTAAAGTTATTTCCCTGGTCTCCCAAGGACATTGACACCCACTTTCTTCTGTATACAAATGAGAATCCAAATAACTACCAA CGGATCAATGTCACTGACCTTAGCACCATCGAGGCTTCAAACTTCCAGCTGGACCGCAAGACACGCTTCGTCATTCACGGCTTCCTAGACAAGGGGGAGGAGGACTGGATAATTGACCTGTGCAAG AAAATGTTTAAAGTGGAGAAGGTGAACTGCATGTGTGTGGACTGGAAGCGCGGGGCCAGGACAGGATACACCCAAGCTGTCCACAACACTCGGGTCGTGGGAGCGGAGATAGCTTACTTAATACAAGGGCTGTCG ACCCAGCTGGGCTATGGCCCCGAGAACGTGCACCTCATCGGCCACAGCCTGGGCGCGCACACGGCCGCTGAGGcgggcaggaggctggggggcCGCGTGGGCAGGATCACAG GGCTAGACCCGGCACAGCCATGCTTCCAGGGCACGCCAGAGGAGGTTCGGCTGGACCCGTCCGATGCCATGTTTGTCGATGTGATTCACACGGATTCTGCTCCCATAATCCCTTTCCTGG GTTTTGGAATGAGCCAAAAGGTGGGCCACCTGGATTTCTACCCAAATGGAGGAAGGGAAATGCCTGGATGTCAGAAAAATGCCTTGTCAACCATCattgatataaatggaatatgGGAAG GAACCCAAGACTTTGTGGCTTGCAATCACATAAGAAGCTACAAGTATTACTCAAGCAGTATCCTCAGCCCCGATGGCTTCCTAGGCTACCCTTGTGCGTCCTACAATGAGTTTCAGGAG AGTGGCTGTTTCCCTTGTCCTGCTGAAGGGTGCCCCAAAATGGGGCACTATGCTGACCAATTTCAGGGGAAAACCAGTGCTGTGGGACAAACCTTTTTCCTGAACACAGGAAGCAGTGGTAACTTTACTC GTTGGAGATATAGGGTATCTGTCACACTGgctggaaaaaagaaagtgagtgGGTATATCAGGATTGCTTTGTATGGAAGTAATGGAAACTCAAAACAATATGAAATTTTCAA AGGATCCCTCCGACCAGATGCAAGTCATATGCATGACATTGATGTGGACTTCAATGTAGGAAAAGTCCAGAAGGTCAAGTTCCTCTGGAACAACAATGTGATAAATCTCTTCCGGCCCAAACTGGGGGCTTCCCGAATTACAGTGCAAA CAAACGAGCCTCATGCTGGAAAGGTTTTCTTCCACAGGTATAATTTTTGCAGCAGCGACATGGTGCAAGAAGACGTTTTACAAACTCTGTACCCTTGTTAA
- the LOC132507045 gene encoding pancreatic lipase-related protein 2 isoform X2 produces MLPSWTIGLLLLATVRGKEICYKPFGCFSDEKPWTSIFQRPLKLFPWSPKDIDTHFLLYTNENPNNYQRINVTDLSTIEASNFQLDRKTRFVIHGFLDKGEEDWIIDLCKKMFKVEKVNCMCVDWKRGARTGYTQAVHNTRVVGAEIAYLIQGLSTQLGYGPENVHLIGHSLGAHTAAEAGRRLGGRVGRITGLDPAQPCFQGTPEEVRLDPSDAMFVDVIHTDSAPIIPFLGFGMSQKVGHLDFYPNGGREMPGCQKNALSTIIDINGIWEGTQDFVACNHIRSYKYYSSSILSPDGFLGYPCASYNEFQESGCFPCPAEGCPKMGHYADQFQGKTSAVGQTFFLNTGSSGNFTRWRYRVSVTLAGKKKVSGYIRIALYGSNGNSKQYEIFKGSLRPDASHMHDIDVDFNVGKVQKVKFLWNNNVINLFRPKLGASRITVQSGEDRAEYNFCSSDMVQEDVLQTLYPC; encoded by the exons ATGCTGCCCTCTTGGACCATCGGCCTTCTCCTGCTGGCCACAGTCAGAG gAAAGGAGATCTGCTACAAACCTTTCGGCTGCTTTTCCGATGAAAAACCATGGACCAGCATCTTTCAGCGGCCTTTAAAGTTATTTCCCTGGTCTCCCAAGGACATTGACACCCACTTTCTTCTGTATACAAATGAGAATCCAAATAACTACCAA CGGATCAATGTCACTGACCTTAGCACCATCGAGGCTTCAAACTTCCAGCTGGACCGCAAGACACGCTTCGTCATTCACGGCTTCCTAGACAAGGGGGAGGAGGACTGGATAATTGACCTGTGCAAG AAAATGTTTAAAGTGGAGAAGGTGAACTGCATGTGTGTGGACTGGAAGCGCGGGGCCAGGACAGGATACACCCAAGCTGTCCACAACACTCGGGTCGTGGGAGCGGAGATAGCTTACTTAATACAAGGGCTGTCG ACCCAGCTGGGCTATGGCCCCGAGAACGTGCACCTCATCGGCCACAGCCTGGGCGCGCACACGGCCGCTGAGGcgggcaggaggctggggggcCGCGTGGGCAGGATCACAG GGCTAGACCCGGCACAGCCATGCTTCCAGGGCACGCCAGAGGAGGTTCGGCTGGACCCGTCCGATGCCATGTTTGTCGATGTGATTCACACGGATTCTGCTCCCATAATCCCTTTCCTGG GTTTTGGAATGAGCCAAAAGGTGGGCCACCTGGATTTCTACCCAAATGGAGGAAGGGAAATGCCTGGATGTCAGAAAAATGCCTTGTCAACCATCattgatataaatggaatatgGGAAG GAACCCAAGACTTTGTGGCTTGCAATCACATAAGAAGCTACAAGTATTACTCAAGCAGTATCCTCAGCCCCGATGGCTTCCTAGGCTACCCTTGTGCGTCCTACAATGAGTTTCAGGAG AGTGGCTGTTTCCCTTGTCCTGCTGAAGGGTGCCCCAAAATGGGGCACTATGCTGACCAATTTCAGGGGAAAACCAGTGCTGTGGGACAAACCTTTTTCCTGAACACAGGAAGCAGTGGTAACTTTACTC GTTGGAGATATAGGGTATCTGTCACACTGgctggaaaaaagaaagtgagtgGGTATATCAGGATTGCTTTGTATGGAAGTAATGGAAACTCAAAACAATATGAAATTTTCAA AGGATCCCTCCGACCAGATGCAAGTCATATGCATGACATTGATGTGGACTTCAATGTAGGAAAAGTCCAGAAGGTCAAGTTCCTCTGGAACAACAATGTGATAAATCTCTTCCGGCCCAAACTGGGGGCTTCCCGAATTACAGTGCAAAGTGGTGAAGACAGGGCTGA GTATAATTTTTGCAGCAGCGACATGGTGCAAGAAGACGTTTTACAAACTCTGTACCCTTGTTAA